The Solicola gregarius DNA window TCATGTCGCCGACCTCGCCGAGGTGCTGCAGCTTGTCGGGGTTGATCTGGTTGCGGAGAGCGGTGACGGCGTCGTCTCCGATGTCGAGGGTCAGTACGCCCAGCACCAGGTCGTCGCCCGTACGTAGGATCATCGCCGGCTGACCGTTGGCGCGCGTACGGTCCAGGCGAACGTCGAGCCGCTTCCCCTGACGCAGCAGCCCGAACAGGAACCTCGCCACGGCGCCGCTGCCCGTCACGGGGACGCGCACGGCAGGCGCCTTGCCGCCGCCGTCGCCGTAGAACGTGGCGTCTTCGGCGAGCAGCTGCTCCAGCGACTCCAGCTCACCACGTTCGATGGCGGCGAAGAACGCGTTGGCCAGCTCATCCTGCCGCTCGGCCGGCGCCAGCTGCGGCTGTTCCGCCTCGAGGTGTCGCTTGGCGCGGACGAGCAGCTGGCGGCAGTTCGCCTCCGACTTGTCCACGATCGCAGCGATCTCGGCGTAGTCGTACGCGAACACCTCGCGCAGCAGGAAGACCGCGCGCTCCACCGGCGACAGCTTCTCGAGCACCACGAGGAACGCCGCCGTGACGGTCTCCCCGAGCTCGATCCGATGCGCGGGATCTGCGTCGTCGTCGAGGATCGGCTCGGGCAGCCACGGACCCACGTACGACTCGCGGCGTGCCCGCGCCGAGCGAAGCGTGTCGATGGCGACGCGGGTCGTCACCGTCGTCGCGTACGCCTCGGGGTTGTCCAGCGCGGTGCCGTCGGTGATCGACCGGTGTATGCGCAGGAACGCGTCCTGGACGACGTCCTCGGCTTCGCTGACGCTGCCGAGCATCCGGTACGCGATCGAGAACATCAAGGGGCGCAGCTCGTCGTGCTCGAGCGCGAGATCGGTCATACCTCCAGAAAAGCACAGCCGACCTGTCACAGGGCCCCTGGATCTCCCGTCGAACGGGGAAACATCATCGAAGGAGAACATCATGCGAGTCTTCGTAGCC harbors:
- a CDS encoding RNA polymerase sigma-70 factor encodes the protein MTDLALEHDELRPLMFSIAYRMLGSVSEAEDVVQDAFLRIHRSITDGTALDNPEAYATTVTTRVAIDTLRSARARRESYVGPWLPEPILDDDADPAHRIELGETVTAAFLVVLEKLSPVERAVFLLREVFAYDYAEIAAIVDKSEANCRQLLVRAKRHLEAEQPQLAPAERQDELANAFFAAIERGELESLEQLLAEDATFYGDGGGKAPAVRVPVTGSGAVARFLFGLLRQGKRLDVRLDRTRANGQPAMILRTGDDLVLGVLTLDIGDDAVTALRNQINPDKLQHLGEVGDMIALLSQPR